From a region of the Triticum aestivum cultivar Chinese Spring chromosome 7D, IWGSC CS RefSeq v2.1, whole genome shotgun sequence genome:
- the LOC123167223 gene encoding NAC domain-containing protein 20 → MAAHLHVQHQQQHLNLPAGFRFHPTDVEIITFYLVHKVLKKPFDVIVIEEVDLNKCEPWDLPNNVNMGEKDQYFFSKKDLKYPTGVRTNRATNAGYWKATGKDKEIVHPPTMSLVGMKKTLVFYKGRAPRGEKTNWIMHEYRLEMGKQHTPDLPTDIVRAASINATSKEEYVVCRIFHKSTGLKKVVMPSYSMPIPMSMGEEQQQGFLESNTLAPLMDYDVPSSLAPLPPLPAASLYQMHNFGAGASMMGSAVLPMMNNQYFENHHHQMMVAPPQSSMSFYNNQQQQMMHMSAEQDFMVGVDPGSGTSSIVSHEDVLTGTSNNIQGNAGATISSEISSVNMGMDGMWNY, encoded by the exons ATGGCAGCCCACCTTCATGTTCAACATCAACAACAACACCTGAATCTTCCGGCGGGGTTCAGGTTTCACCCAACAGATGTGGAAATCATCACCTTCTACCTAGTCCACAAGGTTCTGAAGAAACCCTTCGACGTGATAGTAATCGAGGAGGTGGATCTGAACAAATGTGAGCCATGGGATCTCCCAAATAATGTAAATATGGGGGAGAAGGACCAATACTTCTTCTCCAAGAAGGACCTCAAGTACCCCACCGGGGTACGCACCAACCGGGCCACGAACGCTGGATATTGGAAGGCCACTGGAAAGGACAAGGAAATTGTCCACCCACCGACCATGAGTCTCGTCGGCATGAAGAAGACTCTGGTCTTTTACAAGGGCAGAGCCCCCAGGGGGGAGAAGAcaaactggatcatgcacgagTACAGACTCGAGATGGGAAAGCAACACACACCAGACCTGCCCACCGACATCGTGAGAGCCGCCTCCATTAATGCAACTTCCAAG GAGGAGTATGTTGTTTGTAGAATCTTCCATAAGAGCACTGGACTAAAGAAGGTGGTGATGCCTTCATATTCCATGCCCATTCCCATGTCCATGGGGGAAGAGCAACAACAGGGCTTCCTCGAATCTAATACCCTAGCTCCTCTCATGGACTATGATGTGCCATCGTCATTAGCGCCACTGCCGCCGCTGCCTGCAGCTTCTTTGTACCAGATGCATAACTTCGGGGCTGGAGCCTCTATGATGGGCAGTGCGGTGCTTCCAATGATGAATAACCAATACTTTGAAAATCATCACCACCAGATGATGGTCGCCCCACCACAGTCATCAATGTCGTTCTACAACAATCAGCAGCAGCAGATGATGCATATGAGTGCAGAGCAGGACTTCATGGTCGGGGTTGATCCTGGGAGCGGCACATCATCTATAGTGTCACATGAGGATGTTCTAACTGGGACGAGCAACAACATTCAGGGAAATGCTGGTGCAACAATCTCCAGTGAGATCTCGTCGGTCAACATGGGTATGGATGGCATGTGGAACTACTGA